In Desulfonatronospira thiodismutans ASO3-1, a single window of DNA contains:
- the rd gene encoding rubredoxin, translated as MQKWVCTICGYVYDSAAGDPDNGVAAGTKFEDVPDSWVCPVCGAAKDDFAPEG; from the coding sequence ATGCAAAAATGGGTATGTACAATTTGTGGTTACGTCTATGATTCTGCCGCCGGCGATCCGGACAACGGAGTAGCAGCTGGCACCAAGTTCGAAGATGTGCCTGACAGCTGGGTCTGCCCGGTATGCGGAGCAGCCAAGGACGATTTTGCCCCTGAAGGCTGA
- a CDS encoding FAD-binding oxidoreductase, giving the protein MLVSNWNNCPRVEAAMRSFRSQEEARDILGQTDRCIPRGLGRSYGDCSLGENIISTPGFRRFIHLDPAKGILECEAGTSLDQILSVIIPHGWFLPVTPGTSRVTLGGAIASDVHGKNHHLHGALGRHVLDLRLLTPQGHVLVCSKNENPAIFQAVCGGMGLLGLILSARISLMPLESVFIRQKTIPAYDLDELMSFFDSHHQSTYTVAWMDCLQRGRHLGRGLFMHGEHCRSHEAPQSQLIPPGCKGISIPFTLPFRALTPAGIKAFNSLYFHRKSRRTGYEISSIESFFYPLDALANWNLLYGKKGFLQYQFVLPRSTSRSGLQKILQHINSFGQPPYLAVLKLLGKGQGPLSFAQPGYTLALDFPIRPGVFSLLNALDRVVQKLGGRIYLAKDARMKKHMLWEGYPRAKEFVELKKRLDPENKLSSLQSRRLGLCQNPY; this is encoded by the coding sequence TTGCTGGTATCCAACTGGAACAACTGTCCCCGGGTAGAGGCCGCAATGCGCAGCTTCAGATCCCAGGAAGAAGCCCGGGATATCCTGGGGCAGACAGACAGGTGCATCCCCCGCGGCCTGGGCCGCTCTTACGGGGATTGCTCCCTGGGTGAAAACATCATCTCCACCCCCGGCTTCAGGCGCTTTATCCACCTGGATCCCGCAAAAGGCATACTGGAATGCGAAGCCGGAACCAGCCTGGACCAGATACTTTCGGTCATCATCCCCCACGGCTGGTTTTTGCCGGTCACCCCGGGCACCAGCCGCGTAACCCTGGGCGGGGCCATCGCCAGCGACGTACACGGCAAGAACCACCACCTGCATGGAGCCTTGGGCCGGCATGTGCTGGACCTGCGTCTCCTGACCCCCCAGGGCCATGTCCTGGTCTGCTCAAAAAATGAAAATCCGGCAATTTTCCAGGCCGTTTGCGGCGGCATGGGACTTCTGGGCCTGATACTCTCCGCCAGGATAAGCCTCATGCCCCTGGAATCCGTATTTATCCGCCAGAAAACCATCCCGGCTTACGACCTGGACGAACTTATGAGTTTTTTTGACAGCCATCACCAGAGCACCTACACAGTGGCCTGGATGGATTGCCTTCAAAGGGGCAGGCACCTGGGACGCGGCCTTTTTATGCACGGTGAGCACTGCAGGTCCCATGAAGCCCCGCAAAGCCAGCTTATACCCCCGGGCTGCAAAGGCATAAGCATTCCTTTCACCCTTCCTTTCAGGGCGCTGACCCCAGCAGGCATTAAAGCCTTCAACAGTCTCTACTTCCACCGCAAATCCAGGCGTACGGGTTACGAAATTTCAAGCATTGAATCTTTTTTCTACCCCCTGGATGCTCTTGCCAACTGGAACCTCCTCTATGGAAAAAAAGGCTTTCTGCAGTATCAGTTTGTCCTGCCCCGCTCCACATCCCGGTCAGGGCTGCAAAAAATTCTGCAGCACATAAATTCCTTTGGCCAGCCTCCCTATCTTGCAGTACTCAAGCTTCTGGGCAAAGGACAGGGTCCTCTGTCCTTTGCCCAGCCCGGCTACACCCTGGCCCTGGACTTTCCAATCCGTCCCGGAGTCTTTTCCCTGTTAAACGCTCTGGACCGGGTGGTGCAAAAGCTCGGAGGCAGAATCTACCTGGCCAAGGACGCCAGGATGAAAAAACACATGCTCTGGGAGGGGTATCCCCGGGCAAAGGAATTTGTAGAGCTGAAAAAAAGGCTTGACCCGGAAAACAAATTGAGTTCCCTGCAATCCAGGAGGCTTGGATTATGTCAAAACCCGTACTGA
- a CDS encoding Fur family transcriptional regulator, translating into MRLTKQRKIILERLKQSRSHPTAVQIYDEVRSELPNISLGTVYRNLDILSKEGMISKIETCGDQKRFDGIPDPHLHIICSRCGKVQDAPQEPDLDLDQLTRVETDFLITGVRLELLGVCPDCNRENN; encoded by the coding sequence ATGCGCTTGACAAAACAAAGAAAGATCATACTGGAAAGGCTTAAGCAGTCACGCAGCCACCCCACAGCTGTGCAGATTTATGACGAGGTCCGCAGCGAACTGCCCAATATCAGTCTTGGTACCGTTTACCGCAACCTGGACATTCTTTCCAAAGAGGGAATGATCAGCAAGATAGAAACCTGCGGGGATCAGAAAAGATTCGACGGGATTCCCGATCCTCATCTGCACATTATCTGCTCCAGATGTGGCAAGGTACAGGACGCTCCCCAGGAGCCCGACTTGGATCTGGACCAGTTGACCCGGGTGGAGACAGACTTTTTGATCACCGGGGTAAGACTGGAACTCCTGGGGGTATGTCCGGATTGCAACAGGGAAAACAACTAA
- a CDS encoding FprA family A-type flavoprotein, whose product MPAIEIKKNVYWVGAIDWNLKNFHGYAMARRGTTYNAFLVLDDKITLFDTVSEKFKWDLYHQVRSLVKLEEIDYIVVNHLELDHSGALPFMVDNIKPEKIFCSSMGEKSIHGHFHNKDWPLQVVKDGESISLGKRNVTFMETRMLHWPDSMFSYIPEDKLLISSDAFGQNIASQKIFDDQHDLNLLLSEARHYYTNIILPFSPLVQKLLDKVQKAGLEIDMIAPDHGVIWRTHPGKILEAYADFAAQTLKPKAVLVYDTMWGSTEKMVKAVADALTEEGIDIRVMSLKSFHHSDVMGEFSDAAALVCASPTHNNGMLPLMSDFLTYMKGLKPKNRLGAALGSYGWSGEAPGAMAKVLEEAGFELPEKPYRTQFVPAHEQLAQCKELGRNLASAIKAKTQA is encoded by the coding sequence ATGCCAGCAATCGAAATCAAAAAAAACGTTTACTGGGTGGGTGCAATAGACTGGAACCTCAAGAACTTTCACGGCTATGCCATGGCCCGCCGGGGCACCACCTACAACGCCTTCCTGGTTCTGGACGACAAGATCACCCTTTTCGACACTGTAAGCGAAAAATTCAAGTGGGACCTCTACCATCAGGTCAGAAGCCTGGTAAAGCTGGAGGAAATCGACTATATTGTGGTCAACCATTTGGAACTGGATCATTCCGGAGCTCTTCCCTTCATGGTGGACAATATAAAACCGGAAAAAATATTTTGCTCTTCCATGGGTGAAAAATCCATCCACGGCCACTTCCACAACAAGGACTGGCCCCTGCAGGTGGTCAAGGACGGAGAAAGCATCTCCCTGGGCAAGAGAAACGTCACCTTCATGGAAACCAGGATGCTGCACTGGCCGGACAGCATGTTTTCCTACATACCTGAAGACAAACTGCTCATATCCAGCGACGCTTTCGGCCAGAACATCGCCAGCCAGAAGATATTCGACGACCAGCACGATTTGAACCTTCTTCTTTCCGAGGCCAGGCACTATTACACCAACATCATCCTGCCCTTCTCCCCCCTGGTACAGAAGCTCCTGGACAAAGTGCAGAAGGCAGGCCTGGAAATAGACATGATCGCCCCGGACCACGGAGTCATCTGGCGCACGCACCCAGGAAAAATCCTGGAGGCCTATGCGGATTTCGCCGCCCAGACCCTCAAGCCCAAGGCTGTTCTGGTATACGACACCATGTGGGGCAGCACCGAAAAGATGGTCAAGGCAGTGGCCGATGCCCTCACTGAAGAAGGCATAGACATCAGGGTCATGTCTCTTAAGTCTTTTCATCACAGTGATGTCATGGGCGAGTTCTCCGATGCAGCAGCCCTGGTCTGCGCCTCTCCCACCCACAATAACGGCATGCTTCCCCTCATGTCGGATTTTCTTACCTACATGAAGGGCTTGAAACCCAAAAACCGGCTGGGAGCGGCCCTGGGGTCCTACGGCTGGAGCGGTGAAGCTCCCGGAGCAATGGCCAAAGTCCTGGAAGAGGCCGGATTCGAACTCCCGGAAAAGCCTTATCGGACCCAGTTTGTACCTGCACACGAACAACTGGCCCAGTGCAAGGAACTGGGACGCAACCTGGCATCAGCCATCAAGGCCAAAACCCAGGCATAA
- the rbr gene encoding rubrerythrin has product MKSLKGTKTEKNILTAFAGESQARNRYTYFAKQAKKDGYVQISNIFEETANHEKEHAKRLFKFLEGGEVEIQAAYPAGKIGSTVENLKEAAAGENHEHQSMYPEFAKTAREEGFEEVAVAMEAIAVSEQFHENRYRTLIANIEQGKVFKKDQEVTWKCQNCGYTHKSAEAPGECPSCAHPQAHFEVLCEHC; this is encoded by the coding sequence ATGAAATCCTTGAAAGGCACCAAGACTGAAAAAAACATCCTTACCGCTTTTGCCGGTGAATCTCAGGCCCGTAACCGTTACACCTATTTCGCCAAGCAGGCCAAAAAAGACGGTTACGTCCAGATATCCAATATATTTGAAGAAACAGCCAATCACGAAAAAGAGCACGCCAAAAGGCTGTTCAAGTTCCTGGAAGGCGGCGAGGTGGAAATTCAGGCTGCATACCCTGCCGGCAAAATAGGGTCCACTGTTGAGAACCTCAAAGAGGCCGCTGCTGGAGAAAATCACGAACATCAGAGCATGTATCCCGAATTCGCCAAAACAGCGAGAGAAGAAGGGTTTGAGGAAGTGGCCGTGGCCATGGAAGCCATAGCGGTATCCGAGCAGTTCCATGAAAACAGGTACCGCACCCTCATTGCCAACATAGAACAGGGCAAGGTGTTTAAAAAAGACCAGGAAGTCACCTGGAAATGCCAGAATTGCGGCTACACCCACAAAAGCGCCGAAGCCCCCGGGGAATGCCCTTCCTGTGCTCACCCCCAGGCTCATTTCGAGGTTCTTTGCGAACACTGTTAA
- a CDS encoding GtrA family protein: MTTAFLYALFALAAILVNLGTQMISFSLYQGPLDLYLALACGTFTGLLTKYVLDKRYIFRYISRDFCDDTCKFFLYSCMGVFTTLIFWGTEIGFHHLFEFEHAKYVGGALGLTIGYVLKYRLDKKWVFVAGT; encoded by the coding sequence ATGACAACCGCCTTTTTATACGCCCTGTTCGCCTTAGCTGCCATTTTGGTCAACCTGGGCACGCAGATGATCAGCTTCAGCCTGTACCAGGGCCCCCTGGATCTTTACCTGGCCCTGGCATGTGGTACTTTCACCGGGCTTTTGACCAAGTACGTCTTGGACAAGAGGTATATTTTCAGATACATTTCCAGGGATTTCTGCGATGACACCTGTAAATTTTTTCTTTACTCCTGTATGGGGGTGTTCACCACCCTGATATTCTGGGGCACTGAAATCGGGTTTCACCATCTGTTCGAGTTTGAACACGCCAAGTACGTGGGAGGCGCTTTGGGACTGACCATCGGCTATGTCCTCAAGTACAGGCTGGACAAAAAATGGGTTTTTGTTGCCGGGACATAA
- a CDS encoding decaprenyl-phosphate phosphoribosyltransferase: protein MINKAYISLLRPHQYIKNLFVFAPLFFSFRFLEAEPLLRTFTAFAAFCLIASSVYIFNDIKDINEDSRHPVKKFRPLPGGLVSIPEAYTCMAVLLIAGLGLGLVLDWRIFFILAGYSLLNTFYTLKLKHVAVLDVFIIGIGFVLRIFAGAVAATVQASMWIVLMTFLLALFLALAKRRDDVLLSDEGRDVRKCIDGYNLEFVNVSMIIMAAVTLVSYILYTISPEVQDRFESRHLYLSAVFVLLGIMRYLQIVFVQQGGGNPTRVMLEDRFMQVTVACWLLFFLILTLT from the coding sequence ATGATAAACAAGGCCTACATATCCTTATTAAGACCTCACCAGTACATTAAGAACCTGTTTGTATTCGCACCTCTTTTCTTTTCCTTTCGTTTCCTGGAAGCTGAGCCTCTTCTCAGGACATTTACCGCTTTTGCCGCATTTTGCCTGATAGCCAGCAGTGTTTACATCTTCAACGACATAAAGGATATCAATGAAGACAGCAGGCACCCGGTCAAAAAATTCCGCCCCCTGCCAGGCGGCCTGGTCTCCATTCCCGAGGCCTATACCTGCATGGCTGTTCTTCTGATTGCAGGCCTTGGCCTGGGCCTTGTCCTGGACTGGAGAATATTTTTCATTCTGGCCGGATATTCTCTGCTGAATACCTTTTACACCCTGAAGTTAAAACACGTAGCCGTCCTGGACGTATTCATCATAGGCATAGGTTTCGTGCTCAGGATCTTTGCCGGTGCAGTGGCCGCAACAGTGCAGGCCTCAATGTGGATAGTGCTCATGACTTTCCTTCTGGCCCTGTTTCTGGCCCTGGCCAAACGCCGGGACGACGTGCTGCTCTCAGACGAGGGCAGGGATGTACGCAAGTGTATTGACGGTTACAACCTGGAATTCGTCAACGTCTCCATGATCATCATGGCCGCCGTAACCCTGGTCAGCTATATCCTGTACACCATATCCCCGGAAGTCCAGGACCGTTTCGAATCCAGGCACCTGTACCTGAGTGCTGTTTTTGTTCTTTTGGGCATCATGCGCTACCTGCAGATCGTATTTGTCCAGCAGGGAGGAGGCAACCCCACCCGGGTTATGCTTGAGGACCGCTTCATGCAGGTAACCGTTGCCTGCTGGCTGTTATTCTTTCTTATCCTGACCCTGACATGA
- a CDS encoding rubredoxin, whose amino-acid sequence MAQPEEMWQCQMTNCGCIYDPDKGDRKNKTPKGTAFEDLPEDWKCPVCGASTKNFRPLAGPGSAREE is encoded by the coding sequence ATGGCCCAGCCAGAAGAGATGTGGCAATGCCAGATGACCAATTGTGGTTGTATCTATGACCCGGACAAAGGTGACCGAAAGAATAAAACCCCAAAAGGCACCGCCTTTGAGGACCTGCCTGAGGACTGGAAATGTCCTGTATGCGGTGCATCAACCAAAAACTTCCGCCCCCTGGCCGGCCCCGGGTCAGCAAGGGAAGAATAA
- a CDS encoding DVU0298 family protein, which translates to MQQKSQQHGYRELKKKVPLLLENRDIDQVLPELMQYPAQKLLGALYAALLSPRKLIKWHSVTAIGVTVSRLAQNDPEQARIVMRRFMWTLNDESGGIGWGSPECMGEIMARHQGLAREYRRILFSYLVQGDTGSDNYLEYLPLRRGAFWGLARLAQGDPVLSREATYQVQKALKQESDPEILGLICLYLRLSRRSKDEFPRPDPGSGTLEIYWDQQLQSIPARELCLE; encoded by the coding sequence ATGCAGCAAAAAAGTCAGCAACATGGTTACAGGGAACTGAAAAAAAAGGTCCCCCTTCTCCTGGAGAACCGGGATATTGATCAGGTGCTTCCGGAGCTCATGCAGTACCCCGCCCAAAAACTTCTGGGGGCTTTATATGCAGCCCTTTTAAGCCCCCGGAAGCTGATAAAATGGCACTCGGTCACCGCCATAGGGGTTACAGTAAGCAGGCTTGCCCAAAACGACCCGGAACAGGCCCGCATTGTCATGCGCCGATTCATGTGGACCTTAAACGACGAATCCGGAGGCATAGGATGGGGATCACCTGAATGCATGGGCGAAATAATGGCCCGCCACCAGGGACTGGCCCGGGAGTACAGGCGCATTTTATTTTCTTACCTGGTCCAGGGGGACACGGGCAGTGACAATTATCTTGAATACCTTCCCCTTCGCCGGGGGGCTTTCTGGGGACTGGCCAGACTGGCCCAGGGTGATCCGGTACTGTCCAGGGAAGCTACCTACCAGGTCCAGAAGGCCCTGAAGCAGGAAAGCGATCCGGAAATACTGGGCCTCATCTGCCTGTACCTGCGCCTCAGCCGGCGGAGTAAAGACGAGTTCCCCAGGCCAGATCCCGGCAGCGGCACCCTGGAGATTTACTGGGACCAGCAGCTTCAATCAATCCCTGCCAGGGAACTTTGCCTGGAGTAG
- a CDS encoding ComEA family DNA-binding protein, with protein sequence MIKFSLKVVILFFALTLFLTPASSMAGDHININTADQQELESLQGIGPALSERIVEHRERFPFEEKEDIKQVSGIGESIYENIKDVIVVD encoded by the coding sequence ATGATTAAGTTTAGCTTGAAAGTGGTTATACTGTTTTTCGCCTTGACACTGTTTCTGACTCCGGCATCGTCAATGGCCGGAGACCATATAAATATCAATACAGCTGATCAGCAGGAACTGGAAAGCCTCCAGGGCATCGGCCCGGCTCTATCAGAGAGAATCGTGGAGCACCGCGAGCGATTCCCTTTTGAGGAAAAGGAGGATATCAAGCAGGTATCCGGAATCGGAGAAAGCATCTATGAAAACATAAAAGATGTGATTGTCGTGGACTAA
- a CDS encoding insulinase family protein, with the protein MQQANRFRLVEERHIPEINSLARLFEHQKTGARVLSMTNQDENKVFGITFRTPPRDNTGVAHILEHSVLCGSRRYRVKEPFVELLKSSVQTFLNAITFPDKTCYPVASQNRQDLYNLMDVYLDAVFFPNIPPEVFAQEGWHYELPSQDAPLKFKGVVYNEMKGAYSSPESLLAEYSQQSLYPQGTYGLDSGGIPEEILNLTYDDFIQFHKKFYHPSNAWIFFYGDDPEQERLDRVGEFLDQFDPLDVNSQVNTQPRTDMQKRVEESYSATDESDPRCYLTINWLLPETSYPQLNLGLRILDFILTGMPASPLRRRLIESGLGEDLAGVGLETDIFQMYYSTGMKGVPPENLDRVEALIQETLQDLARNGIDPEIVQAAMSSVEFALRENNTGSFPRGLAVMFRALSTWLYDESPFSLLEFSDVLEQIKLRLEQGEKVFENLIQEHFLDNTHRTVVLLRPDSDMERRIQEMENQRLEEARKQLDQKQMQELVESTQKLMKWQEEPDDPEELARIPRLTRSDMEPQIRTVPRREEKVQEATLLMHPQPTSGIFYLDLGMDLHFLPQKYLSYVPLFGRALLEIGTFSQDYTALTTRIRQLTGGIVPVPFSHSVRGSSESTCRLFLRGKSLPEKVPDMFKIFRDILTQVKLDNKERFRQMVLEEKSGLEQALVPAGHRVVGMRLKARYSEADWAQEHMSGVTYLLFLRHLLEKIEKNWDQVLSDLEGIKSLLVHKGSMLVNITAEEDALDQGRQYLQDFLQEIPREEASRQHWKWSCTPGNEALYIPARVNYVGRAVDLESGSYRFHGSSMAATRFLRASWLWDKIRVQGGAYGAFSSYDHFNNVMAFTSYRDPNITKTLQAFAGSGAYLSRPDLDPEEVEKAVIGAVGEMDSYQLPDAKGFSSMIRFLANITDEYRQNIRDEILGASVENFREFGQALDQALREDKGVISILGGQSQIEEHQEELELENSFRLL; encoded by the coding sequence GTGCAGCAAGCCAATAGATTCCGCCTCGTGGAAGAAAGGCACATCCCGGAAATCAACTCCCTGGCCCGCCTTTTCGAGCACCAGAAGACCGGGGCCAGGGTTCTGTCCATGACCAACCAGGATGAAAACAAAGTTTTCGGCATCACCTTTCGCACCCCGCCCAGGGACAACACGGGGGTGGCGCACATCCTGGAGCATTCAGTGCTTTGTGGTTCCCGCAGATACAGGGTCAAGGAACCCTTTGTGGAACTCTTGAAAAGCTCGGTTCAGACCTTTTTAAACGCCATAACCTTCCCGGACAAGACCTGCTACCCGGTGGCCAGCCAGAACCGGCAGGACCTGTACAACCTTATGGACGTATATCTGGACGCCGTATTTTTCCCCAATATCCCCCCGGAGGTGTTTGCCCAGGAAGGCTGGCACTATGAGCTGCCCTCTCAGGACGCTCCCCTTAAATTCAAGGGGGTTGTCTACAACGAGATGAAAGGCGCATACTCTTCGCCGGAGAGCCTCCTTGCCGAGTACTCCCAGCAGTCCCTGTACCCTCAAGGTACTTACGGACTGGATTCAGGAGGGATCCCCGAGGAAATTTTAAACCTTACTTACGACGACTTCATTCAGTTTCACAAAAAGTTTTACCATCCATCCAATGCCTGGATTTTCTTTTACGGCGACGACCCGGAGCAGGAGCGCCTGGACCGGGTGGGAGAATTTCTGGATCAGTTCGATCCCCTGGATGTTAATTCGCAGGTCAATACCCAGCCCAGAACCGACATGCAGAAAAGGGTGGAGGAGAGCTACAGCGCCACCGACGAAAGCGATCCAAGGTGCTACCTGACCATAAACTGGCTTCTGCCGGAAACCAGCTATCCTCAGTTGAATCTCGGGCTGCGCATCCTGGACTTCATCCTCACCGGCATGCCTGCTTCACCCCTGCGCCGGAGGCTCATTGAGTCCGGTCTCGGCGAGGATCTGGCCGGGGTGGGCCTGGAGACCGACATTTTTCAAATGTACTACTCCACAGGCATGAAAGGAGTGCCCCCGGAAAACCTGGACCGGGTGGAGGCTCTCATCCAGGAGACCCTGCAGGACCTGGCCCGCAACGGTATCGACCCGGAAATAGTCCAGGCCGCCATGAGCAGCGTGGAGTTCGCCCTGCGCGAAAACAACACCGGATCCTTCCCCCGGGGACTGGCAGTGATGTTCAGAGCGCTCAGCACCTGGCTCTACGATGAAAGCCCTTTTTCCCTTCTGGAATTCAGCGACGTCCTGGAACAGATAAAGCTGAGGCTGGAACAGGGGGAGAAGGTCTTTGAAAACCTGATCCAGGAACATTTCCTGGATAATACCCACAGGACTGTGGTTCTTCTAAGGCCCGACAGCGACATGGAGCGCAGAATCCAGGAAATGGAAAACCAGCGCCTGGAAGAAGCCAGGAAACAACTGGACCAGAAACAGATGCAGGAACTGGTGGAAAGCACCCAGAAGCTCATGAAATGGCAGGAAGAACCCGACGACCCGGAAGAACTGGCCAGAATCCCCAGGCTTACCCGGTCGGATATGGAACCACAAATCCGCACCGTGCCCAGAAGGGAAGAGAAGGTTCAAGAAGCCACCCTGCTCATGCACCCGCAGCCCACCTCAGGGATTTTCTACCTGGATCTGGGAATGGATCTGCACTTTCTGCCCCAGAAATACCTGTCCTATGTACCGCTTTTCGGCAGGGCCCTGTTGGAGATAGGCACCTTCAGCCAGGACTACACCGCCCTGACCACCAGGATAAGGCAGCTCACCGGAGGCATTGTCCCGGTGCCTTTTTCCCATTCTGTACGCGGCAGCAGTGAAAGCACCTGCCGGCTTTTTCTACGTGGCAAATCCCTGCCGGAAAAAGTTCCGGACATGTTCAAAATATTCAGGGACATTCTCACCCAGGTCAAGCTGGACAATAAAGAACGTTTCAGACAGATGGTCCTGGAAGAAAAATCCGGCCTGGAGCAGGCCCTGGTGCCTGCGGGACACCGGGTGGTGGGCATGCGCCTCAAGGCCAGGTACTCGGAAGCGGACTGGGCCCAGGAACATATGTCCGGTGTGACCTACCTGCTGTTTCTACGACATCTTCTGGAAAAAATAGAGAAAAACTGGGACCAGGTCCTTTCCGACCTGGAAGGCATCAAGTCTTTGCTGGTACATAAAGGCAGCATGCTGGTCAATATCACCGCCGAAGAAGACGCCCTGGACCAGGGCCGCCAATACCTGCAGGACTTTCTGCAAGAGATCCCCCGGGAAGAGGCGTCCCGTCAGCACTGGAAATGGAGCTGCACTCCCGGCAACGAGGCCCTTTATATACCGGCCCGGGTAAACTACGTAGGCCGGGCCGTGGACCTGGAGTCAGGATCCTACCGTTTTCACGGGTCATCCATGGCAGCTACAAGGTTTTTGCGTGCCAGCTGGCTCTGGGACAAGATCCGGGTCCAGGGGGGAGCTTACGGAGCCTTCAGCAGCTACGACCATTTCAACAATGTCATGGCCTTTACCTCCTACCGCGACCCCAACATTACAAAAACACTGCAGGCCTTTGCCGGCTCCGGGGCCTACCTTTCCAGGCCGGACCTGGACCCTGAAGAAGTGGAAAAGGCGGTTATCGGCGCTGTAGGGGAAATGGACAGCTACCAGTTGCCGGACGCCAAAGGCTTTTCATCCATGATCCGCTTTCTGGCCAATATTACCGACGAATATCGCCAGAATATAAGAGATGAGATACTTGGCGCTTCAGTGGAAAACTTCCGGGAATTTGGACAGGCCCTGGACCAGGCCCTCAGGGAAGACAAAGGTGTCATAAGTATTCTTGGAGGCCAGAGCCAGATAGAAGAGCACCAGGAGGAACTGGAACTGGAAAACAGCTTCCGCCTTCTGTAA
- a CDS encoding M23 family metallopeptidase — MALKFKKGFWLALVLILAVGAGYVYINYVDKEEPVIGIEPEVSYTNAEKPFEIQVHDPGLGLKHVEVKVIQNGEVKKSVDEEIEPGINDLEASLELPDLDQGEFELQVRAVDRSIVNWGRGNESLASRKMVFDSIPPSVSLVSTTHNLNQGGAGLVIYSLSKEVEKTGVQLGEYFFPAYQKPDGNYYCLFSFAYDADPQGDTPRVMAQDKAGNRQVTGFNYHVNARDFRQAELNISDGFLRSQMPQFESKFPDENDPLEIFLRVNRELREQNRDRVQEISARTSPDFRVEGPLKRKPSAFMAGFADHRSYYYEGEKIDRQVHLGVDLASTAQAPVPAAERGEVVFTGDLGIYGQTVILDHGLGLQTLYAHLSSIDVSEGQDVARGEDIGRTGTTGLAVGDHLHFEVLVSGVPVNPSEWWDGTWLENNIFSKISD; from the coding sequence ATGGCTTTAAAATTTAAAAAGGGTTTCTGGCTGGCTCTGGTTCTTATTCTGGCCGTTGGTGCGGGATACGTATACATAAACTACGTGGACAAAGAGGAGCCCGTAATCGGCATTGAACCCGAGGTGAGTTACACAAATGCTGAAAAGCCCTTTGAAATCCAGGTGCATGATCCGGGGCTGGGTCTTAAACACGTTGAAGTGAAGGTGATTCAGAACGGCGAAGTTAAGAAGTCGGTTGATGAGGAAATTGAACCGGGAATCAACGACCTTGAAGCAAGCCTTGAACTGCCGGATCTGGACCAGGGAGAATTCGAACTCCAGGTGCGCGCCGTGGACAGATCCATTGTAAACTGGGGGCGGGGCAACGAATCCCTGGCTTCCAGGAAGATGGTCTTTGACAGCATTCCACCTTCAGTCTCTCTGGTGTCCACAACGCACAACCTCAACCAGGGCGGTGCCGGCCTGGTCATCTATTCCCTGTCCAAGGAAGTGGAAAAGACCGGGGTTCAGCTGGGTGAATATTTTTTTCCAGCTTACCAGAAACCAGACGGCAATTATTACTGCCTTTTTTCCTTTGCCTATGATGCTGATCCCCAGGGGGACACCCCCAGGGTCATGGCGCAAGACAAGGCGGGCAACAGGCAGGTTACCGGCTTCAACTATCATGTAAACGCCAGGGATTTCAGGCAGGCCGAACTGAACATAAGTGATGGCTTCTTAAGGTCCCAGATGCCCCAGTTTGAAAGCAAGTTTCCGGATGAAAACGATCCCTTGGAGATATTTTTAAGGGTCAACCGTGAATTAAGGGAGCAGAACCGGGACAGGGTGCAGGAGATTTCTGCCAGAACATCTCCCGATTTCAGGGTCGAAGGCCCTTTGAAGCGCAAGCCATCTGCGTTTATGGCCGGTTTTGCTGATCACAGGAGTTATTATTATGAGGGTGAAAAAATTGACCGCCAGGTGCACCTGGGGGTGGACCTGGCTTCCACGGCTCAGGCTCCGGTGCCGGCGGCTGAAAGGGGCGAGGTGGTTTTTACCGGGGATCTGGGCATATACGGACAGACAGTGATCCTGGATCACGGCCTGGGGCTGCAGACCCTTTACGCACATCTGAGCAGCATTGACGTAAGCGAAGGGCAGGATGTTGCCAGGGGGGAAGATATCGGCAGAACCGGAACTACCGGCCTGGCAGTGGGGGATCACCTGCATTTCGAGGTTCTGGTATCGGGTGTACCTGTGAATCCATCCGAATGGTGGGACGGCACCTGGCTGGAAAATAACATATTCAGTAAAATAAGTGATTAA